One part of the Populus alba chromosome 18, ASM523922v2, whole genome shotgun sequence genome encodes these proteins:
- the LOC118051631 gene encoding sugar transport protein 14 produces MAGGFVDAGNLKRAHLYEYRITGYFIFACIVAALGGSLFGYDLGVSGGVTSMDDFLVEFFPDVYRRKHAHLRETDYCKYDDQVLTLFTSSLYFAALVSTIGASYVTRSRGRRASILVGAVSFFTGALVNAFAKNIAMLIIGRCFLGAGIGFSNQAVPLYLSEMAPAKVRGAVNQLFQLTTCLGILVANFINYGTEKIHPWGWRLSLGLATVPATIMFVGGIFLPETPNSLVEQGKLEEARRVLEKVRGTTRVDAEFADLVDASNEARAIKHPFRNLLAKKNRPQFIIGALAIPAFQQLTGMNSILFYAPVLFQSLGFSNDASLFSSVITNAALVVGALISMALVDKFGRRAFFLEAGAEMFFVMIAVAITLALKFGEGEPIPKGIGIFLVVAICLFVLAYGRSWGPLGWLVPSELFPLEMRSAGQSVVVCVNMIFTALIAQCFLISLCHLKYGIFLLFGGLIFIMSAFIYFLLPETKQVPIEEVYLLWQNHWFWKRIVGPGPASASQV; encoded by the exons GGTGTTTCAG GTGGAGTCACTTCCATGGATGATTTCTTGGTAGAATTCTTCCCAGATGTTTACAGAAGGAAGCACGCACATCTCCGCGAGACAGATTACTGCAAATATGATGACCAAGTCTTGACTCTCTTTACATCCTCGTTGTACTTTGCGGCCCTCGTTAGCACCATCGGGGCCTCATATGTAACAAGAAGCCGAGGTAGGAGGGCTAGCATCCTTGTTGGAGCTGTCAGCTTCTTTACAGGAGCACTTGTCAATGCTTTTGCAAAGAACATTGCAATGCTGATCATAGGACGATGCTTTCTTGGTGCGGGCATTGGATTCAGCAACCAA GCTGTTCCCTTGTACCTATCAGAAATGGCTCCGGCAAAAGTCCGAGGTGCAGTTAATCAACTTTTTCAACTGACAACCTGCTTAGGAATCCTAGTAGcaaacttcataaattatggAACCGAAAAGATTCATCCATGGGGATGGAGGCTATCTCTTGGCTTAGCTACAGTTCCTGCAACAATAATGTTTGTTGGTGGTATTTTCCTACCTGAGACCCCTAACAGTCTTGTAGAACAAGGAAAACTAGAGGAAGCCAGAAGAGTATTGGAGAAAGTTAGAGGCACAACGCGGGTTGATGCTGAGTTTGCTGATCTTGTTGATGCAAGTAATGAAGCAAGAGCTATAAAGCATCCTTTTAGGAATCTTCTTGCGAAGAAGAACCGACCCCAGTTCATAATTGGGGCCTTGGCGATCCCTGCATTTCAACAACTCACTGGCATGAACTCCATACTCTTCTACGCTCCCGTCTTATTTCAGAGCTTGGGTTTTAGCAACGACGCATCTCTGTTTTCATCTGTGATAACTAATGCAGCACTTGTTGTTGGTGCACTCATTTCAATGGCTTTAGTAGACAAATTTGGCAGAAGAGCTTTCTTCTTGGAAGCCGGGGCTGAAATGTTCTTCGTCATG ATTGCTGTGGCCATAACTTTGGCCTTGAAGTTCGGAGAAGGAGAGCCAATCCCCAAAGGAATTGGCATCTTCCTTGTGGTTGCCATTTGTTTGTTTGTCCTGGCTTATGGAAGGTCATGGGGTCCTCTTGGATGGCTTGTTCCAAGTGAGCTCTTCCCCTTGGAGATGAGGTCTGCTGGTCAGAGCGTGGTGGTCTGCGTCAACATGATCTTCACAGCTTTGATAGCACAGTGTTTCCTCATCTCACTCTGTCACCTTAAATATGGGATTTTCTTGCTGTTCGGTGGTTTAATTTTCATCATGAGTGCCTTCATCTACTTCCTCCTGCCAGAAACAAAGCAAGTACCGATCGAGGAGGTGTATCTTCTCTGGCAAAATCACTGGTTCTGGAAGAGGATAGTGGGACCCGGGCCTGCGTCAGCATCACAAGTATAG